A window of the Archocentrus centrarchus isolate MPI-CPG fArcCen1 chromosome 17, fArcCen1, whole genome shotgun sequence genome harbors these coding sequences:
- the LOC115795561 gene encoding titin-like, translating to MERLLKMEPKVECTLDSMKLQIHDAASTPGSLLFVDRGSHLSPLPLSKLPSSCGYTIRSTQRDLVLVAPYDGCFVALEEGSYVLPLLWWGLPVRMTCPLMSPLSLNPPVVTCNTEGMLIKTEWTLPVSNIKVKLNGNWQPLSTASNRCGFSTVEHPEGVVISARYTPCMEKKDGLYTLEVAGDGETAISCPSEVPAQPEYTENPAKNPEWQSETPSEGVYPPSFLRDPHQALKPAKVEAPQLPGLPQNSNIPNKEPEGPDHPFYPTFFYPYSANPVNTPAVPAVNPRRASSSVIQTAKDKRWQNFFPFYSQPPAPKTVPTQPPTKPPGTEFEEHMLPSLFQKPVFPPASQPESVEKKPLHQFSFFPQINEAHPAYQKLPEKPEAPQPEAQVQVSHPLFFYPQLKPEIQLDTKPSTVPQPPQPEAPPYQLQQQMYLCPESQMAMDPNAALALGTETLLEEVYKLCQPSEKTTGTNDETDAIEKQSTQPPHRHPQGQMDHLSNQLYYPQQLQPVTFPSTTYMQQQAPETGFHPVFIRRCFKLGAQKLTTKRQVVVDGGLSVELFSLIVWTHALFQD from the exons ATGGAGCGACTCCTTAAGATGGAACCAAAGGTTGAATGTACGCTGGACTCCATGAAGCTTCAGATTCATGATGCTGCTTCTACCCCTGGATCTCTCCTTTTTGTGGACAGGG GAAGCCACTTGTCTCCTTTGCCTCTGTCCAAGTTACCTTCAAGCTGTGGTTACACCATCAGGTCAACACAGAGAGATCTGGTCTTAGTTGCACCTTATGATGGTTGCTTTGTTGCTCTTGAG GAGGGCAGTTATGTTCTCCCACTGCTTTGGTGGGGGCTGCCAGTGAGGATGACGTGCCCTTTAATGAGCCCGCTGTCACTGAATCCTCCAGTGGTCACCTGCAATACTGAGGGCATGCTCATAAAAACAGAGTGGACCCTGCCGGTCTCGAATATTAAAGTCAAAT tgaATGGTAACTGGCAGCCACTGAGTACGGCCTCAAACAGATGTGGGTTCAGCACGGTGGAGCATCCTGAAGGTGTGGTCATCTCTGCTCGTTATACACCCTGCATGGAGAAAAAG GATGGGTTGTACACTCTGGAAGTAGCTGGAGATGGAGAGACAGCAATTTCCTGTCCCTCAGAGGTACCAGCTCAGCCTgaatacacagaaaacccagcaaAGAACCCAGAATGGCAAAGTGAAACACCAAGTGAAGGTGTGTATCCACCCAGTTTTCTGCGTGATCCTCATCAAGCTTTAAAACCTGCCAAGGTGGAGGCCCCACAACTTCCAGGTCTTCCTCAGAACTCAAATATACCAAATAAGGAGCCAGAGGGTCCTGATCATCCCTTCTACCCTACTTTCTTTTACCCTTACTCTGCAAATCCAGTCAATACACCTGCTGTACCTGCAGTGAATCCTAGACGTGCTTCATCTTCAGTTATCCAAACTGCTAAAGACAAAAGATGGCAAAATTTCTTCCCTTTTTATTCTCAACCACCTGCGCCTAAAACTGTCCCTACACAGCCACCGACTAAACCACCAGGAACTGAGTTTGAAGAACATATGCTTCCCAGTCTGTTTCAGAAACCTGTATTTCCTCCTGCAAGCCAGCCTGAGAGCGTAGAAAAGAAACCCCTgcatcaattttctttttttccacagatAAATGAAGCTCACCCAGCATATCAAAAATTACCTGAAAAGCCAGAGGCACCACAGCCTGAAGCCCAGGTTCAAGTTTCCCATCCACTCTTCTTCTATCCCCAACTAAAGCCTGAAATTCAGCTGGATACAAAACCCTCGACTGTTCCTCAGCCACCACAGCCTGAAGCCCCTCCGTACCAGCTACAGCAACAAATGTACTTGTGTCCTGAAAGTCAGATGGCCATGGATCCAAATGCTGCTCTGGCATTAGGAACTGAAACTCTTTTGGAAGAAGTGTACAAACTTTGTCAACCATCTGAGAAAACTACTGGAACAAATGATGAAACTGATGCAattgaaaaacaaagcacacagcCTCCTCACAGACATCCGCAGGGCCAGATGGATCACCTTTCTAACCAGCTCTACTACCCACAGCAGCTCCAGCCTGTGACATTTCCCTCTACTACCTATATGCAGCAACAG GCTCCAGAGACAGGATTCCACCCAGTTTTCATCAGAAGATGTTTCAAGCTTGGAGCTCAGAAGCTGACCACTAAGCGGCAGGTTGTGGTTGATGGAGGTTTGAGTGTTGAACTCTTCAGCCTCATTGTTTGGACTCATGCTCTCTTTCAGGACTGA